Proteins encoded within one genomic window of Bradyrhizobium sp. 186:
- a CDS encoding cation transporter gives MADACCSPPPLNLDRHRDNKAYRRVLWAVLAINAVMFLAEIGAGLAAGSASLQADALDFLGDAANYAISLLVVGMALRYRAAAALAKGLTMGAFGLWVVGMVVWHAAHGTLPSAFTMGAVGVAALAANAASFGLLWAYRKGDANMRSAWICTRNDVLGNIAVLLAALGVFGTGTGWPDVIVAAIMAGLALQGAVVVVQHSRMELKLRPA, from the coding sequence ATGGCCGATGCATGCTGCTCACCCCCGCCGCTCAATCTCGATCGCCACCGCGACAACAAGGCATATCGCCGCGTGTTGTGGGCGGTGCTTGCCATCAACGCCGTCATGTTCCTGGCCGAAATCGGAGCCGGCCTTGCCGCCGGATCGGCGTCGCTCCAGGCGGACGCGCTCGATTTCCTGGGAGATGCGGCGAACTACGCCATCAGCCTTCTGGTGGTTGGTATGGCGCTGCGCTATCGCGCGGCCGCGGCGCTCGCCAAGGGGCTGACGATGGGCGCCTTCGGCCTCTGGGTAGTCGGCATGGTGGTCTGGCACGCCGCCCATGGCACGCTGCCGAGCGCGTTCACCATGGGTGCGGTTGGTGTCGCGGCGCTTGCCGCGAACGCAGCCTCATTCGGGTTGTTGTGGGCCTATCGCAAGGGCGACGCCAACATGCGCTCCGCCTGGATCTGCACTCGCAATGATGTGCTCGGCAACATCGCCGTGTTGCTGGCCGCCCTCGGCGTATTTGGGACCGGTACGGGTTGGCCCGACGTGATTGTCGCCGCCATCATGGCAGGGCTGGCGCTCCAGGGCGCGGTTGTGGTGGTGCAGCACTCCCGGATGGAGCTGAAGCTTCGCCCGGCCTGA
- the ihpA gene encoding divalent metal ion exporter subunit IhpA, whose protein sequence is MFCRGMAARLACTAAYLIAGPALAPSHAQTLTMRSALSRALATSPRLTAAERDLGIATGQRIQAGALLNPELSYEQDNSLGSGIYRGTKSAETTLQISQAFELFGKRDARIAAGVAGVAVAAIQRKAIGLEVLSETAIAFLSVLGAQRRIQILDEQITAIDRLTPLLRRRVEAGASSPAETGRAEVASALVKADRERFKATLASARRELAVLMGDPAPKFSDVSGRLDTGRPPSFQSVVAAIDANPQLVRWTAVYAQRNAELLLARLRPYPDVRIAAGWRHFNETNDDAVRLTVSVPIPVFDQNQGNILSAQESLAKTTAEREANRNTLVVVAGRAYDSLQGSLRELAVLRETAIPKAQEAAAAISQGYGQGRFTLLEVLDAQASVAQARLREQEALQNFHAGVATIEGLVGNPFSLAREGAR, encoded by the coding sequence ATGTTTTGCAGGGGAATGGCCGCGCGCCTGGCGTGCACGGCGGCGTATCTGATCGCCGGGCCGGCGCTTGCACCGTCGCACGCCCAGACTTTGACGATGCGGAGTGCGCTGTCGCGGGCGCTGGCCACGAGCCCGCGTCTGACGGCGGCCGAGCGCGATCTCGGCATCGCCACCGGCCAGCGCATCCAGGCAGGCGCGCTCCTCAATCCGGAGCTGTCCTATGAACAGGACAACTCGTTGGGGTCCGGCATCTATCGCGGCACCAAATCGGCCGAAACCACGCTCCAGATCAGCCAGGCTTTTGAGCTGTTCGGCAAGCGCGACGCGCGGATCGCCGCCGGCGTCGCCGGAGTCGCGGTCGCGGCGATTCAGCGCAAGGCGATCGGGCTCGAGGTGCTGTCGGAGACCGCGATCGCCTTCCTCAGCGTGCTCGGCGCGCAGCGGCGCATCCAGATCCTCGACGAGCAGATTACCGCGATCGACCGGCTGACGCCGCTGCTGCGCCGCCGCGTCGAGGCCGGCGCGTCCTCGCCGGCCGAAACCGGCCGCGCCGAGGTCGCATCCGCCCTGGTGAAAGCGGATCGCGAGCGCTTCAAGGCCACGCTCGCCAGCGCGCGGCGCGAGCTTGCGGTGCTGATGGGGGATCCCGCGCCAAAATTCTCCGACGTCTCCGGCCGGCTCGACACCGGCCGGCCGCCCTCATTCCAGTCAGTGGTCGCCGCCATCGACGCCAATCCGCAACTTGTGCGCTGGACCGCCGTTTATGCCCAGCGCAACGCCGAGCTGTTGCTGGCGCGGCTCAGGCCCTATCCGGACGTGCGGATCGCGGCCGGCTGGCGCCATTTCAACGAGACCAATGACGACGCGGTGCGCCTTACCGTCTCGGTCCCGATTCCCGTGTTCGACCAGAACCAGGGCAACATCCTCTCGGCGCAGGAGAGCCTCGCCAAGACGACGGCCGAGCGCGAGGCCAACCGCAACACGCTGGTCGTGGTCGCCGGCCGCGCCTACGACTCGCTCCAGGGCTCGCTGCGCGAGCTCGCCGTGCTGCGCGAGACCGCGATCCCGAAGGCACAGGAGGCGGCCGCGGCGATCTCGCAGGGCTACGGCCAGGGCCGCTTCACGCTGCTCGAAGTGCTCGATGCCCAGGCAAGCGTCGCGCAAGCCCGCCTGCGCGAGCAGGAGGCGCTGCAGAATTTCCACGCGGGCGTCGCAACCATCGAAGGCCTCGTCGGCAATCCGTTCTCGCTCGCCCGGGAGGGCGCAAGATGA
- the ihpB gene encoding divalent metal ion exporter adaptor subunit IhpB: MKTSSTILVAIVAAALGAYGYAMLAPARVAPSEHAADKKPEKPNDHVEQDEHGADRIRISDVKLAAAGVTLAEAASATLTDTLAFNGILRANQEAVVQVTPRFPGVAKSILKRIGDKVGKDDLLASIESNQSLTVYELKAPIGGTIIERQISLGEYASEQKPAFVVADLSSIWVDLSIYRQDLRRVRISDEVLIDPDDGRGEIKGAISYMAPIGASETQTALARVVLPNPDGRLRPGLFVTARLILAARDVAVAVRKSAIQTLENRTIVFVREDGDKIEARPVELGDSDSKFVEVRAGLSAGERYVAENSFVVKAEMGKGDADHD, translated from the coding sequence ATGAAGACCTCCTCCACCATCCTCGTGGCGATCGTCGCGGCCGCGCTCGGCGCCTACGGCTACGCGATGTTGGCGCCGGCCCGCGTTGCGCCATCCGAACATGCCGCGGACAAGAAGCCGGAGAAGCCGAACGATCACGTCGAGCAGGACGAGCACGGCGCCGATCGCATCCGCATCTCCGACGTCAAGCTTGCCGCCGCGGGCGTGACGCTGGCGGAGGCCGCGAGCGCCACGCTGACCGACACGCTCGCCTTCAACGGCATCTTGCGCGCCAACCAGGAAGCCGTGGTGCAGGTGACACCGCGCTTTCCGGGCGTCGCCAAATCGATCCTGAAGCGTATCGGCGACAAGGTGGGCAAGGACGATCTGCTCGCCTCGATCGAAAGCAACCAGAGCCTCACCGTCTACGAGCTCAAGGCGCCGATCGGCGGCACCATCATCGAGCGGCAGATTTCGCTCGGCGAATATGCCTCCGAACAGAAGCCGGCCTTCGTCGTCGCCGATCTCTCGAGCATCTGGGTCGACCTCTCGATCTATCGCCAGGATCTCAGGCGGGTCCGCATCAGTGACGAGGTGCTGATCGACCCGGACGACGGCCGCGGCGAGATCAAGGGCGCGATCTCCTACATGGCCCCGATCGGCGCGAGCGAGACCCAGACCGCGCTCGCCCGCGTGGTGCTGCCCAACCCGGATGGCCGGCTCCGTCCCGGCCTGTTCGTCACGGCGCGGCTGATCCTGGCCGCCCGCGACGTTGCCGTTGCCGTGCGCAAGAGCGCGATCCAGACGCTGGAGAACAGGACGATCGTGTTCGTCCGCGAGGACGGCGACAAAATCGAGGCGCGCCCGGTCGAACTCGGCGACTCCGACTCGAAATTCGTGGAGGTCCGCGCGGGACTCTCGGCCGGCGAGCGCTACGTCGCCGAGAACAGTTTTGTGGTCAAGGCGGAGATGGGCAAGGGAGACGCCGATCATGATTGA